In Thioclava sp. GXIMD2076, one DNA window encodes the following:
- a CDS encoding ferredoxin--NADP reductase, with the protein MTDTATKTPAVKTLPDAQTVTSVKHWTDSLFSFRVTRPQSLRFRSGEFVMIGLMQTDEKTGKEKPLLRAYSIASPNWDEELEFYSIKVPDGPLTSRLQHIKEGDEIILRPKPVGTLVHDALLPGKRVWFLATGTGLAPFASLMRDPETYEKFDEVIMMHTCRTVEELTYGRELVEGLQNDELIGEMVEGKLKYYPTTTREDFPTMGRITTNLSSGKVFEDLGLAPMNPETDRAMVCGSLAFNKDVMEVLESFGLREGANSEPREYVVEKAFVGDGV; encoded by the coding sequence ATGACCGATACCGCAACCAAAACCCCCGCCGTAAAGACCCTTCCCGATGCGCAGACCGTCACCTCGGTCAAGCACTGGACCGACAGCCTGTTCTCGTTCCGCGTGACGCGCCCGCAATCCCTGCGCTTCCGCTCGGGCGAGTTCGTGATGATCGGCCTGATGCAGACCGACGAGAAGACCGGCAAGGAAAAGCCGCTCCTGCGTGCTTATTCCATCGCCTCGCCCAATTGGGACGAGGAGCTGGAATTCTACTCGATCAAGGTGCCGGATGGCCCGCTGACCTCGCGTCTGCAGCATATCAAGGAAGGCGACGAGATCATCCTGCGCCCCAAACCGGTGGGGACGCTGGTGCATGATGCCCTCCTTCCGGGCAAGCGCGTGTGGTTCCTTGCCACTGGCACCGGCCTTGCGCCCTTCGCCTCGCTGATGCGCGACCCCGAGACCTATGAGAAATTCGACGAGGTCATCATGATGCATACCTGCCGTACCGTCGAGGAGCTGACCTATGGCCGCGAGTTGGTCGAGGGGCTGCAAAATGACGAGCTGATCGGCGAGATGGTGGAGGGAAAGCTGAAATACTATCCCACCACTACCCGTGAGGACTTCCCCACCATGGGCCGCATCACCACCAACCTGTCCTCGGGCAAGGTCTTCGAGGATCTAGGCCTTGCGCCGATGAACCCCGAAACCGACCGTGCGATGGTCTGCGGGTCGCTGGCGTTCAACAAGGACGTGATGGAAGTGCTCGAGAGCTTCGGTCTGCGCGAGGGCGCCAATTCGGAGCCGCGTGAATATGTGGTCGAAAAGGCTTTCG
- a CDS encoding DUF934 domain-containing protein has product MSKIVRDDGFHADEFTGDAVVLPSDTDPAQLAALTQGAEMVICEFPSFSDGRGFTLGRRLRDLGFAGRLRARGHVIADQYAMARRQGFDEVEISDELATRQPQEQWVFRADWQDHSYRRRLVG; this is encoded by the coding sequence ATGAGCAAGATTGTACGCGATGACGGCTTTCATGCCGATGAGTTCACGGGCGATGCTGTGGTGCTGCCCTCCGATACCGATCCCGCACAGCTGGCGGCCCTGACGCAAGGCGCCGAGATGGTGATCTGCGAGTTCCCGTCCTTCTCGGACGGGCGCGGTTTCACCCTTGGCCGCCGGTTGCGCGATCTGGGCTTTGCGGGGCGTCTGCGCGCCCGCGGCCATGTAATCGCCGATCAATATGCGATGGCGCGGCGTCAGGGCTTCGACGAGGTCGAGATCTCGGACGAGCTGGCCACCCGCCAGCCGCAGGAGCAATGGGTCTTCCGCGCCGACTGGCAGGACCATTCCTATCGCCGCCGTCTGGTCGGCTGA
- a CDS encoding phosphoadenylyl-sulfate reductase codes for METLRKMPRDGWASIEDRVAGLNSRYKHHAAITVMEKALDDHDTGDVAMVSSFGAESVVLLHMVSLIRPATPVLFIDTHMLFQETLDYQKDVAEKLGLTEVRTITADPKDLAFEDPDDTLHQFNTDACCALRKTIPLERALSQFDAWITGRKRYQSGTRAAIDFFEVETPTRMKINPLAHWTREDLQEYMIQNRLPKHPLVAKGYPSIGCAPCTSPVKPGEDPRAGRWRGQTKTECGIHFIGGKAVRVGPDGKPIDETLKGDTVA; via the coding sequence ATGGAGACGCTAAGAAAAATGCCGCGTGACGGCTGGGCCTCGATCGAGGACCGCGTCGCGGGGCTGAACAGCCGCTACAAGCACCATGCCGCCATCACCGTGATGGAGAAGGCGCTTGATGACCATGACACGGGCGATGTGGCGATGGTGTCGTCTTTCGGCGCGGAATCCGTTGTGCTTCTGCACATGGTCTCGCTGATCCGTCCGGCCACGCCCGTGCTGTTCATCGATACGCATATGCTGTTTCAGGAGACGCTGGATTACCAGAAGGATGTGGCCGAGAAGCTGGGGCTCACCGAGGTGCGCACCATCACGGCCGATCCCAAGGATCTGGCCTTCGAGGACCCCGACGACACGTTGCACCAGTTCAACACGGATGCCTGCTGCGCGCTGCGCAAGACGATCCCGCTCGAACGGGCGCTGAGCCAGTTCGATGCGTGGATCACGGGGCGCAAGCGCTACCAGTCGGGCACCCGTGCGGCGATCGACTTCTTCGAGGTAGAAACCCCCACCCGCATGAAGATCAATCCGCTGGCGCACTGGACGCGCGAGGATCTGCAGGAATATATGATCCAGAACCGCCTGCCGAAACATCCGCTGGTGGCCAAGGGCTATCCGAGCATCGGCTGCGCCCCCTGCACCAGCCCCGTGAAACCGGGCGAAGACCCCCGCGCGGGCCGCTGGCGCGGACAGACCAAGACCGAATGCGGGATCCATTTCATCGGCGGCAAGGCCGTGCGCGTGGGCCCCGATGGCAAACCGATTGACGAAACCCTCAAGGGAGACACCGTCGCATGA